A single window of Oreochromis aureus strain Israel breed Guangdong linkage group 7, ZZ_aureus, whole genome shotgun sequence DNA harbors:
- the LOC120440865 gene encoding uncharacterized protein LOC120440865: MIFTKPVPNRMAQTGVRSGFYRGMVGPLPDPCLFRITEAYAKFNVEDRPLVTTMNMRPDKPLVESAFGLVQEGSVLSYQQPVLTTRYITLHCDAPPTPHLPLEGYDILPSDCVFACSEEELLHLKSLSVTLEMAHKIEEATREQSSSSEWHQLTASKFREVCHVRGQSSAESLAERILKGTRQTADMRRGTEMEPAIAAEYSRLMNVNYSPFFTYICQDTCVWTNEQ; the protein is encoded by the exons ATGATCTTCACTAAGCCGGTACCAAATAGGATGGCCCAGACTGGAGTACG GAGTGGCTTCTACAGAGGCATGGTGGGTCCGTTACCAGATCCTTGCTTGTTCAGAATAACGGAGGCATATGCAAAATTTAATGTTGAGGACAGGCCACTTGTGACCACAATGAACATGAGACCTGACAAGCCCCTTGTGGAAAGTGCTTTTGGGCTGGTGCAGGAGGGCAGTGTTCTGTCATATCAGCAGCCGGTTTTGACAACCCGGTACATCACACTACACTGTGATGCACCACCAACACCGCACTTGCCTCTGGAGGGGTATGACATCTTGCCATCAGATTGTGTGTTTGCGTGCTCAGAAGAAGAGCTTCTGCATCTGAAAAGCTTGTCTGTAACTCTGGAAATGGCTCACAAAATAGAGGAAGCTACACGTGAGCAAAGCTCTTCATCTGAGTGGCATCAGCTGACTGCCTCTAAGTTTCGGGAGGTGTGTCACGTCAGAGGCCAGAGCTCGGCAGAGTCACTAGCAGAGCGTATATTGAAGGGAACAAGGCAGACAGCAGACATGAGGAGAGGAACTGAGATGGAGCCTGCAATAGCAGCAGAGTATAGTAGGCTAATGAATGTTAACTACTCACccttttttacatatatatgccAAGATACCTGTGTTTGGACAAATGAACAGTGA